A DNA window from Drosophila virilis strain 15010-1051.87 chromosome 4, Dvir_AGI_RSII-ME, whole genome shotgun sequence contains the following coding sequences:
- the LOC26531532 gene encoding fibrinogen-like protein 1 isoform X2, with the protein MNYWNKNTQHTVWVRYNPYLRARTQTKAEELWEKYSNMKIRVGVCEQTVKHIEFQLAQQLLRTEWCENVTRSRDHTIESLDTFIDKLRLEINNLTKLNTQLKEKLAEYKVNLKESQSSSCIGKLTDIYEIKVPGIDSFLVPCDSSLAGSGWTVIQRRQDGSVNFNRNWDNYRHGFGDMHGEFFIGLEKLHLLTKSQTHELYIYLEDFENEQRYARYSRFMIGSEETGFKLISLGSYSGDAGDAMKWQRNMKFTTFDSDNDNNMKNCASKWESGWWFDDCYVTNLNGLFTTNAVHLSQPGIKWNTWHYKSLKFVQMMIRPKMN; encoded by the exons ATGAA CTACTGGAACAAAAATACGCAACATACTGTCTGGGTACGGTATAACCCGTACTTGAGAgctcgtacacaaacaaaagcaGAAGAACTGTGGgagaaatattcaaatatgaaaataagaGTTGGAGTTTGCGAGCAAACGGTTAAGCATATCGAGTTTCAGTTAGCGCAACAGCTTCTCAGGACCGAATGGTGCGAGAACGTGACTCGATCTAGAGACCATACGATTGAGTCGCTGGATACGTTTATCGATAAACTACGGTTGGAAATTAATAACTTAACTAAGCTAAACACTCAACTGAAAGAGAAACTGGCTGAGTATAAAGTAAATTTGAAAGAATCACAATCATCGAGCTGTATAGGCAAATTAACCGATATTTACGAGATAAAAGTGCCTGGCATCGACTCATTTCTGGTGCCCTGTGACTCGAGTTTGGCCGGCTCCGGTTGGACTGTCATACAAAGGCGGCAGGATGGAAGCGTTAATTTCAACAGAAACTGGGACAATTATCGTCACGGATTTGGTGATATGCATGGGGAGTTTTTCATTGGACTTGAGAAGCTGCACCTTCTTACCAAGTCGCAAACACACgagctatatatatacctagAGGACTTTGAAAATGAACAACGTTATGCTCGATACAGTCGGTTTATGATAGGCAGCGAGGAAACTGGTTTTAAATTAATCTCGCTCGGTTCATATTCTGGAGACGCTGGCGATGCAATGAAATGGCAAAGAAACATGAAGTTCACAACTTTTGATTCGGATAATGACAACAACATGAAAAATTGCGCTTCAAAATGGGAATCTGGCTGGTGGTTTGACGACTGTTATGTTAC TAATCTAAATGGACTATTCACTACAAACGCAGTTCATTTATCTCAACCTGGAATTAAGTGGAATACATGGCATTATAAATCTCTGAAATTTGTTCAAATGATGATAAGACCAAAAATGAATTGA
- the LOC26531532 gene encoding fibrinogen-like protein 1 isoform X1: protein MKNLLSYGFLLVIAILKRSDSETNSSTVDNEKSYWNKNTQHTVWVRYNPYLRARTQTKAEELWEKYSNMKIRVGVCEQTVKHIEFQLAQQLLRTEWCENVTRSRDHTIESLDTFIDKLRLEINNLTKLNTQLKEKLAEYKVNLKESQSSSCIGKLTDIYEIKVPGIDSFLVPCDSSLAGSGWTVIQRRQDGSVNFNRNWDNYRHGFGDMHGEFFIGLEKLHLLTKSQTHELYIYLEDFENEQRYARYSRFMIGSEETGFKLISLGSYSGDAGDAMKWQRNMKFTTFDSDNDNNMKNCASKWESGWWFDDCYVTNLNGLFTTNAVHLSQPGIKWNTWHYKSLKFVQMMIRPKMN, encoded by the exons ATGAAAAACTTATTAAGCTACGGCTTTTTATTAGTCATTGCTATTCTCAAGAGATCGGATAGTGAAACTAATTCATCTACGGTTGACAATGAA aaAAGCTACTGGAACAAAAATACGCAACATACTGTCTGGGTACGGTATAACCCGTACTTGAGAgctcgtacacaaacaaaagcaGAAGAACTGTGGgagaaatattcaaatatgaaaataagaGTTGGAGTTTGCGAGCAAACGGTTAAGCATATCGAGTTTCAGTTAGCGCAACAGCTTCTCAGGACCGAATGGTGCGAGAACGTGACTCGATCTAGAGACCATACGATTGAGTCGCTGGATACGTTTATCGATAAACTACGGTTGGAAATTAATAACTTAACTAAGCTAAACACTCAACTGAAAGAGAAACTGGCTGAGTATAAAGTAAATTTGAAAGAATCACAATCATCGAGCTGTATAGGCAAATTAACCGATATTTACGAGATAAAAGTGCCTGGCATCGACTCATTTCTGGTGCCCTGTGACTCGAGTTTGGCCGGCTCCGGTTGGACTGTCATACAAAGGCGGCAGGATGGAAGCGTTAATTTCAACAGAAACTGGGACAATTATCGTCACGGATTTGGTGATATGCATGGGGAGTTTTTCATTGGACTTGAGAAGCTGCACCTTCTTACCAAGTCGCAAACACACgagctatatatatacctagAGGACTTTGAAAATGAACAACGTTATGCTCGATACAGTCGGTTTATGATAGGCAGCGAGGAAACTGGTTTTAAATTAATCTCGCTCGGTTCATATTCTGGAGACGCTGGCGATGCAATGAAATGGCAAAGAAACATGAAGTTCACAACTTTTGATTCGGATAATGACAACAACATGAAAAATTGCGCTTCAAAATGGGAATCTGGCTGGTGGTTTGACGACTGTTATGTTAC TAATCTAAATGGACTATTCACTACAAACGCAGTTCATTTATCTCAACCTGGAATTAAGTGGAATACATGGCATTATAAATCTCTGAAATTTGTTCAAATGATGATAAGACCAAAAATGAATTGA